Proteins encoded in a region of the Oncorhynchus gorbuscha isolate QuinsamMale2020 ecotype Even-year linkage group LG16, OgorEven_v1.0, whole genome shotgun sequence genome:
- the nop16 gene encoding nucleolar protein 16 → MPKAKKKRKGNTFDYSKDRKKLKKQFKKRETPRIECPQIRNAWSDKKSVARNLRDMGLAFDPNRALPIKTPAIAAVGRTEDAPAPKLVRKPYVLNELVAEASLPEKDTKTLSTDLIEYVQYMVREHSENYKAMARDEKNYYQDTPSQIRRKVDQYKRCHPEEYTTFMESLKGGKAVST, encoded by the exons ATGCCTAAAGCCAAAAAGAAAAGGAAAGGAAACACGTTTGACTACAGTAAAGACAGAAAGAAACTTAAAAAGCAGTTTAAGAAAAGGGAAACCCCGAGAATAGAGTG TCCTCAGATCCGAAATGCCTGGAGTGACAAAAAGTCTGTGGCAAGAAACTTGCGAGACATGGGTCTGGCATTTGACCCAAACCGCGCCCTCCCAATTAAGACACCAGCT ATTGCTGCTGTGGGGAGAACTGAAGATGCTCCCGCTCCCAAACTTGTAAGGAAGCCATATGTACTCAATG AGCTGGTGGCTGAGGCCAGTCTCCCAGAGAAAGACACAAAGACCTTATCCACAGACTTGATCGAGTATGTGCAGTACATGGTCAGGGAACACAGTGAGAACTACAAG GCTATGGCCAGAGATGAGAAGAACTATTACCAGGACACTCCCTCGCAGATCAGGAGGAAAGTGGACCAGTATAAACGCTGCCATCCAGAGGAATACACCACCTTCATGGAGTCTCTCAAAGGGGGGAAAGCAGTTTCCACATAA